GCCTCCTGGTCCGGTGAAAACTACGTTGTGTTCCTCTAGGAAGTAACCCCCCTCCGAGCACACTTGCTTAGGAGTGGATCTGAGAGTTTGGTGCGCCGTCTTTGGTGTCCAGGGCGGGCAAGCAATTACTATGCCTGCCCCAGTTCCAGTTTATATTGGCTCTAAGTACGACAAGATAGTCAATTTAGGCCCGTGGGTCAAGCATTAAGCTCGACCGAACGCCCTGCCCGGAGGTCGTTTTAAAGTTGTTTGAGATAGGCGTTGAAGGGCACGGCGTCCGTCACTAAATAAGGGCCTGAAGAAGCTCTTTGTGTCCAAAGAATAGCAATTAAGGGGGATGTAAATCAAGGGATGATGCCCCAAGCCCCCTCCAGGATAGGTTTTAAACCCCCATCCGCTCGGCGACCCCAAATTGTCTCCCGAAAAAGAGCGGCAGCTGAGGCGAGGATTGGTCGACCAGGCCCTCGAGGCCCTAACAACCCAACTCGAAGGACAAAAGATATTCGCGGCGTGAGGTGGCCTGAAGCCGGGATGCCTTGAATCCTACGTTTAAAGTATCTTGGAAATGGATATCCAGTAAATTATTGTAAATATTGTACATATTAGTGGTTTTTTAAAAGAGATAAATGTAATGCGAGGACGGGGGAGCAGGGTGACCGATGTCTTGCTTGTGGGCGCGGGGCTGGCCGGGTATGTGGGCTTTCGCGGCGAGCCAGCCGACGAGGAAAGCCTTCATGAATACTTAAAAATAATTTTCTTGGAGTAGGACAGGGTATTTTGGATGTATTGGTTGTATGTTATAATAGGATGTGTGAGGATTAGGAATAATTGAAGGAGGTGGAAGAATGAATCCATCCGAACCCCTTACGGCTACGGTCGTCAAAACCCTTTCCGGGGAGGTTTCTCTTCTCGAGGGGGAAGAAGTGCTGGTCCTTGGTGTCGACCAGGGTCCCACGTCTGAATTGTTGATCCGTGTGGCTGGAACGGATGGCCGGGAAGCGAAGGTTAGACCAAATCTCCTTGCGGTGAGTCGGACGTCGGAGATGCCAACGCTTTGTAAGCTTGACGATGTGAATTTGATGGTTCAGGAGCTGGACTTCTGGCGGCGCCTCTGGCTTGCGGCGAGCCCCCGAAAAGCCGTAGCGATGGAGCGGATGGCGGGCTGGGTCTCCAGGGCCTCGGAGGAGGAGAGCGGGACGTCGGTGCCACTTGCAGTCCTCCAAAACGCCAGGGCAAACTATGGTAAGAAGCTACGAATGGACTTCGAAAGCTAAGTTCCCTCTCCACACCAAGGCCTCCTCGCCCCGATTCCAAGATAAGCGAAAAACTACTTCAAAAGACCGCTAAATCCACATCATTCATCTGATCTAAATTCGAAGAGGGGATTCCCTCCTGTCGGGGCGATTGTGCCCGAAATTGAACCCATTGCAACCAACTTGGCATAGAGGGGGTTATCTATTCTGAGTGAATAAAATCGTAGGGCTTCCGGTTCTGTAAGGTATGAAAACGGTATAAGGAAATGAAGAAGGAGGAAGTCTTGAAGGCGAGATATTACATTATAGCCGTGCTCATCCACGGGCTGGTGCTGCTGTTATTCTATGGCCTGAAACCCTGAAACTGTAATTAAGCTGGTGCCCCCACGGGGAGTCGAACCCCGGTTTCCGGCGTGAGAGGCCGGCGTCCTAGGCCTCTAGACGATGGGGGCACGGCCCTCACTTCTAACACTCTAACCCCTAAGAGTCAACCAGCTAGCCTAGAGAAAGGACGAAGGGCGGAGGAGTATTAAGACTTCTCCGGCGCTGAACTGCGCGAGAGTTGCCCAGGTGAAGGTGTAGGCGGGAACCCTTTGCGATTAAAGGCTTTAGGAGGGCCTCAGAAGATGCCTAATTGGTCTCTGCCCTCTTCGCTCATCATGGTATCCGGGTCCCATGGGGGGGACCAGACCAGGTGGGCCTGCGCCTCCGTGATGCCTTCGACCTCCAACGGCACGGTCTCGACGCTATTGAGTATTTCGGGCCCGAAAGGGCAGCCGGGGCTGGTGAGGGTAATCGTGACATCGACTCGCTCTCCCTCGACGTGCACGTCGTAGATGAGCCCCATATCGACGATATTAAGCCCCACCTCGGGGTCGATCACCGTCTTTAGAGCCTCAAGGACTGCCTCCTTGTCAGCCATAAACTTTCCCTCCTCCTAACGTTCTCAAAATCGGTCTGCGCCCGCCCGGGTGGGCTTCAGTCGAGACTGATGAGGATGTCTTCACCCTCGACCTTGACCGAATAGCTCTCTACCGCCCTGGGGGCGGGCGGGCCGGTAGCCTCTCCAGAGCGGACGTTGAAGCGACCCCCATGCCAGGGGCATTCTACCTCCTCACCGTCCAGCTCTCCTTCGGACAGAGGCCCTCCGGCGTGAGTGCAGACGTCGCTTATTGCATAGTATTCGCCATTCAGGTTGAAGAGGGCCACCTCTTCGTCGTTTACCTCGACCTTCATCGCTTTGCCCGGTGAGAGGTCTCCCGTTGTGGCTACTTTAATAAAGTTTCCCATTTTTTCTCGCTCCTTTAGCTAATAATATCATGAACGTCGTTTGCACCGCAAGAGCCACCGTCATAGCTGGCCCAGGGTCACCCTGCATCCGCATCTCCTTGAGACCAACCAGGGCCCGCCTCTAGTACCTTGTTCTTACATCCCGCTCTCTGAGAGCCTCACCGGTAAGCTTCACCACTATCCGGTCCCCGTCCCTGGTCATCTTAACCAGGTAGGGCGTGAGGATGATGCCCACAGGCTCCTTTCGGTCCCCAATCCAGATGCGATACTGCATGAGGATGTCTCGCCGGGCCCGGTTGAATGCGGCATCGAGGTCTGTGACTGGATGAGGATCAGCGATATTCCCCTGGCCGAAACCATCGGGCGTTTTGAAATCCTCATTGCGAAAGTCTACCGTAAGCTCGTCGCCCTGGAGGTCAAAGACGTATGCGGGCGTCTCGTCGGCGGGCGAGGACCCGATGTTTATCCTTTTGGCATCGTACTTCTCCCAGGCGACTGGCACTTTCCATGTCTGGTTGAATGTAAGCCTGCCATCGAGATTGAACTTTACCCCCACCAATTCGCTCGTCTTCGAGCTGTCCAGCGCGGAGCTTTTCTGCCTCTGTTCAGCCCACGCCGTTGAAGAGCAAAAGGCCGCGAGTAAGGCGAGAATCCCTAGGGTTTTCAAAGTTTCCTTCGTCATATATCCTTTCTCCTTCGATGGGCCTACGGGCGCGGGACGGCCTAGGCCGAGCGGGCGCGTTTCGTCTCCGGACCGTCGTCCCGCACCTCAGGCCACCACTGGAGGTCCTTTATGTGGCAGGTCCCTCTGTTCACCTTCCTGCAATAATAAAGAGTAAGGTCAACACGATATACTGGGGGAGGTTTATACTTTTCATGCGTTGGGGATTGTTCAGCATCAAAGACAATATAAGGTATTAAGAAACCCTGGGCCACTCTCCCGCGGGAGGTGGAGCTGTTCGGGGGGATAATCTCCCATGTAGCTTTGAGGGTTGCAAAGCCCTATTCTAAATGAACAGGGGATTAGTAATGTGGATATTTGGGCTTGGGAAGAAGAGTGGTGCCGTAAGATGGAGCAGGCACGAGCCTCTCAGAGGCTCACAAAGGACGACGAAGAGTGCAAGTTTCCCGATAATTGCGGTTGCGAAATCTGCGGAGAGTACGTTGACATTGGAGGTGAAGGATAAGAAAGGATTTATTTATATATGGATTAAATATGTGGGAATTTATGGCAATAGACTTGGGGATAAATTATATTTGTGTTTAATGGGGCAATCCTAATTCCCTGTATTTTGAAACTGGTGAAACTCCTGAAGCCAAATTAGAAAGACCATGATTGCCTACGGTAGTCTGGGAGATATTGAAGACACTAGATAGGAAGGATTGGAAATGGAAGATTTAGTCCAAATGAAGTGTGTAGCATGCCGGAGAGACGCACCGTCCGTAACTGATGAGGAGATATTGGAATTCAGTCCGCAAGTCCCTCAATGGGAGGTAACGGAAAAAGATGGGATCAAAAGGTTGGGACGTGCGTACGAGTTCAAGCATTTCTCCGATGCACTATCGTTCACTAACAAGGTGGGAGAATTAGCTGAGGAGGAGGGTCATCATCCCGCTCTCATAACCGAATGGGGTAGGGTTGCAGTCGAATGGTGGACACACAAGATAAAGGGGTTGCATCGTAACGATTTCATCATGGCGGCAAAAACGGACGAGCTGTTTACAGTATTCGAGTAACGTTTTTATTCCCGATAACGCTCCCCTAGGGCAACCCCATGAGACGTCTACCCAAACCATCACGGTTCTGCGTAAGGGGCAGCGTTCTTTTTGTTCTTGTCTCATAATGTGGTTTGCACCTGTTTCGAGAGGACTTGAACTTCCGAAGGCCATCGACCATCTTTTTGGGTAATCCACGACGTTAAGAGGGAAAAGATGTCGGTGGCAACTGAAATCAAGACGACGCTTGAGTCTGCTCTACCCGATGCGACAGTAATTGTGGAAGACTTAACCGGCGGGGGAGACCATTTTCAAGCGGTGGTGGTTTCCTCCATTTTTGAGGGCAAAGGCTTGGTGGAGCAACACCAATTGGTGTATGGAGCCTTAAGCGAAGCCCTGGAAGCCGACCGCATTCACGCCCTAGCCCTGAAAACATACACACCGGAAGAGTGGGATCGTCGCCAGTAGGAGGGATGCCCACCAGTTAAGAAGAAATGCAGGCTATTTGGAAAAAGGAGGAACGGTTAATGACTGACGACCTTATGGCGCGTTTTAAGGATGAGACGGAGTCGAACGAAGTCATCATCTACATGAAGGGGAGCAAAGAGTTTCCCCAGTGCGGTTTTTCAGCCTCCACTGTACAGGTGTTTCAGTCCCTGGGACATCCGTTCGCCACCGTCAATGTTTTGGATGACCCCGCCGTTTGGGAAGGGATCAAGGTCTTCAGCGAATGGCCCACCATTCCTCAGGTCTTCATCGGAGGGAAATTCATCGGTGGGTGTGATATCGTCCACGAGCTTCATGAGCGAAACGAACTCATGCCGATGGTGAAGGCCGCGTTCAAAGAGTAAACCGAGCCATCTTTTCATGCAGAAGTGCCTTTCGCCCACAAGGAGGCCCCGGCTGTAAGGGCTGTAATCTGTTCTACATCAATGATTATAGTCATCGATGGACATTCCAAGAGTAAAGTCTATCTAAAAAGAAAACTGGCCTCACCTCCAATGGGTAATCATTTAATCCAGGGTTGATATTTCACGATTTAGTAGTCACCCATGACCGGTGGGGCTCAGGGTCAATTTCAGGTGAAATATGAACTTTTCGGCTGGGTGGCCAGAGTTAAGATTACTGGGATTATCGTAAATTCCGAGCGACTTCCTGTAGGCGCTACCTCCAATCGCTAATAGTCCCCAAGGCTAGGTGCTAGGACGAGTGACCGCCTCGGGCAGGACGTTTCAAGGGCCCGGTAATCCCCTATTCTCATTATTCACACTGATTCATGTATGATGTTTTCATCAGATTTCGTTGATTTGCAACACATTGAGCCAACCCAAGAAAACGCATCCTGCTGAAATAACTGGGCCTATGAAGATGGCACATAATTTGCTGTATTTATAATTGCGCTAGCCCTATGGGTCCGAACGAATGCGACACATAAGGGAAAAGGAAGGGAAAAACCACCTCGCGAAGCTCATCCACGATTACGAGGGATTCTCGTCGATGGAGTACGGCATACTCGTTGGCCTCATTGCGGCGGTCATCGTCGCCTCCGTCACGCTCTTTGGAGCCTCAACGGGAGACCTCTTTGGCAAAGCCGGAACTTCGATCGGTGGCACGACGAAGTGATAGGGTGGAGGGTGCATGATACCAAAGAAAGTCCTGATTGTTGACGACGAGCCTGATTTCTGCGATGCGCTTCGAGACTTTCTAAGGAGCAAGGGGTTCGAGGTGGCTATAGCCCTCAGCGGCGAGGAGGCTTTGCCGGCTTACATGCAGGAGAAACCCGACGTGGTGCTGCTGGACATCCGAATGCCGGGCATGGATGGCCTGGAGACACTGCGGGAGCTCAAGGTCCTCGACCCGGGGGCGAACGCCATCATGGTCACCGCCATCGAAGACGATGAGTTTGTCAAGCGTGCTATGGTTGAGGGGGCCCTTGACTACATCACCAAGCCTGTCGACCATGACTATCTAGTGCTAGCTCTCTTAACGAAAACCGGCCCTTGGGGAAGCGATGAATAGTGCCGATAATGCGCCTCGATTCCAAGAAGCAGCCGATCGGGTGTAGCATCTTCAAGGCTTCAATTCGGTATCTGCCACCTGTCCAAAAGGCAGACTTCACGATTTAGTTGCCCCTCATGCCCCTCTGCATCCAGGGGCAATAACTGATGAAATATTAACTATTCCGCCTTATAGCCTGAGTTAAGATTTCCTGGAAAAGTCTGCAAAAATGATTTGGCTGGGGAGGGAGGATTCGAACCTCCACAACCAGATCCAGAGTCTGGCGTCCTGCCATTAGACGACTCCCCAGCCGTCGTGTCGAGGGCTTAGAATAGCGCAAAGAGAGAGCAGGTCAAGGATAAATCAGGAAGGGGAGGCGGCCCGGCGCTCCTCCATCCACTCAACGGCCTCGCTCAGCCGGGCGAGAACGACCTCTCTGCCCAGGAGCGCCATGACCTCGAAGATGCCGGGGCTCACCGTTTTGCCCGTAAGCGCCACCCGACACGGCTGGGCCACCTTTCCGAGCTTCAGGCCGCGCTCTTCTGCGACCGACATGATAATCTTTTCGATTGCCTCCTCCTCGAAGGACTTTAACGCTTCGAGCTTCCCGATGAGCTCCTCGAAGATCGGGATGAGGCCCGGGGTCAGAAATTTCCGCGCCGCATCCTCGTCGTAGAGCACCTCATCGGCGTAAAACATCGATACTCCCTGCGCCACCTCGACGAGGGTTCGGCTCCTCTCCTGCCAGGAGCGGACGGCCCCTAGCGCCTTTTTCTCGTCGGCGCGAAAGCGGTCCACCTCAACCCCCGCCGAGGGCAGAAAGGGTTCGATGAGCGTGCTCAAGCGATCTGGCTCCGCTTCTCTCAGGTAGTGGGTATTGAGCCAGAGCAGTTTATCGGGGTTATAGATGACGGGGGATTTGGTCATCCCCTCGAGGTTGAAATGCGTGACCATCTCTTCGCGGCTGAAAATCTCCTGGTCGCCGTGGGACCATCCGAGTCGAACCAGGTAGTTGATGAGCGCCTCGGGGAGGTATCCCATCTCCTTGTATTCTAAGACGCTTGCGGCCCCGTGCCGCTTGCTGAGCTTGCCCTTGTCAGGCCCCAGAATCAAGGACTGGTGGGCGAAGGTGGGAAGGGGGTAGCCGAGCATCTCGTAGATGTGGACCTGTTTCGGGGTGTTGGCCAGGTGGTCGTCGCCCCGGATGACGTGGGTAATCCCCATCGTGGCGTCATCTACGACGACGACGAAGTTGTAGGTCGGCGTGCCGTCCGAGCGGGCGACGATGAGGTCGTCGAGCTGGATGTTCTCAGTGGTTATGGCTCCGCGGATGAGGTCTTCAATGGTGGTCGCGCCCTGACGAGGCATACGAAGACGCCAGGCCGGCGGCCGCCCAGCCGGAGGGGGGCCTGTGCGGTCGCGGCAGCGGCCGTCGTAGCGGGGCGTCTCGCCCTTCTCCAGTGCTTTCTTGCGGCGGTCCTCCAGCTCCTCGGGGAGGCAGTAGCACGGATAGAGGTGGCCGGCCGCCTTAAGGCGCTCCATGTGCTCTGCGTATATGTGGCCTCGCTCGCTCTGGCGGTAGGGGCCTTCGTCCCAGGTGAGGCCGAGCCAGGAGAGGCTATCGAGGATCGATTGCTCGTGCTCCGCCGTGGAGCGCTCGACGTCGGTATCCTCGATTCTAAGGACGAAGACGCCCTCGTGGTGGCGGGCGAAGAGCCAGTTGAACAAGGCCGTCCGCGCGACACCTATGTGAAGGGCCCCCGTGGGGCTGGGGGCGAATCGTATCCGAACGGTATCATTCATAAAAACAAAATCTTAACTCTTAAATCATGAGATTATGGTTGATGTAATTCATCGGATGAAGATGCCGGCGTACCCGACGACGTAGTCTGTCGAGCCGCTTACGGCGTACGAGTCTGAGTACTTCGCCAGAATTGCCTCACTCGCCCCCAAAAGGTTGGCGGCGACGAGGACGGCTGCCGTCGGGCCGTAGCCGCACATGGTTACCCGATGTTCCGCGACTTTCCGCAACAGACCATCGGGGTCGCGTGCCAGTATCCGCTCGATGACCATGGGATCGTTCGCCTTAAGGCGCTCGTAGTCACGCTCCTCGTGGCTTAGGTCGGTGCTGGCGACGAGAAGGGTCGGTTGACCCGCCTCCTCTATAGCTTCGGCGCAGGCAGAGCCCACATCGCGGCATACTTCCGCGTCGGCCCTGTGGAGGGCGATGGGGACGATCCGCAGATCCTTTTGAAAATGGTGGAGAAAGGGGATCTGCACTTCGAGCGAGTGCTCGTTTTGGTGCGCCCGGGGATCGTCGCGGAGGGTGCGCGAGCGCTTCAGGATGGCTTTAGCGAGCGGCTCGTCGATGGGCACCTCCCCCATGGGCATGGACCACACTCCCTCCGTCATGATGGCGGAATCGGCCCCGGCCCCCGCATGGTTGACCCCTACAACGACGACGCTCATTGGGATTCGGACGCGGCTGTAGACGGCCCCTTGGACGGCCCCGGAGTAGGCGTATCCCGCGTGGGGCGCGACGACCGCGATTGCCGGAACCGGCTCCGCGTCGGTCTCTACGCAG
This portion of the Nitrospinota bacterium genome encodes:
- a CDS encoding metal-sulfur cluster assembly factor — its product is MADKEAVLEALKTVIDPEVGLNIVDMGLIYDVHVEGERVDVTITLTSPGCPFGPEILNSVETVPLEVEGITEAQAHLVWSPPWDPDTMMSEEGRDQLGIF
- a CDS encoding non-heme iron oxygenase ferredoxin subunit, with translation MGNFIKVATTGDLSPGKAMKVEVNDEEVALFNLNGEYYAISDVCTHAGGPLSEGELDGEEVECPWHGGRFNVRSGEATGPPAPRAVESYSVKVEGEDILISLD
- a CDS encoding 4a-hydroxytetrahydrobiopterin dehydratase, yielding MEDLVQMKCVACRRDAPSVTDEEILEFSPQVPQWEVTEKDGIKRLGRAYEFKHFSDALSFTNKVGELAEEEGHHPALITEWGRVAVEWWTHKIKGLHRNDFIMAAKTDELFTVFE
- a CDS encoding BolA/IbaG family iron-sulfur metabolism protein, with amino-acid sequence MSVATEIKTTLESALPDATVIVEDLTGGGDHFQAVVVSSIFEGKGLVEQHQLVYGALSEALEADRIHALALKTYTPEEWDRRQ
- the grxD gene encoding Grx4 family monothiol glutaredoxin, which codes for MTDDLMARFKDETESNEVIIYMKGSKEFPQCGFSASTVQVFQSLGHPFATVNVLDDPAVWEGIKVFSEWPTIPQVFIGGKFIGGCDIVHELHERNELMPMVKAAFKE
- a CDS encoding Flp family type IVb pilin, with product MRHIREKEGKNHLAKLIHDYEGFSSMEYGILVGLIAAVIVASVTLFGASTGDLFGKAGTSIGGTTK
- a CDS encoding response regulator translates to MIPKKVLIVDDEPDFCDALRDFLRSKGFEVAIALSGEEALPAYMQEKPDVVLLDIRMPGMDGLETLRELKVLDPGANAIMVTAIEDDEFVKRAMVEGALDYITKPVDHDYLVLALLTKTGPWGSDE
- the gltX gene encoding glutamate--tRNA ligase codes for the protein MNDTVRIRFAPSPTGALHIGVARTALFNWLFARHHEGVFVLRIEDTDVERSTAEHEQSILDSLSWLGLTWDEGPYRQSERGHIYAEHMERLKAAGHLYPCYCLPEELEDRRKKALEKGETPRYDGRCRDRTGPPPAGRPPAWRLRMPRQGATTIEDLIRGAITTENIQLDDLIVARSDGTPTYNFVVVVDDATMGITHVIRGDDHLANTPKQVHIYEMLGYPLPTFAHQSLILGPDKGKLSKRHGAASVLEYKEMGYLPEALINYLVRLGWSHGDQEIFSREEMVTHFNLEGMTKSPVIYNPDKLLWLNTHYLREAEPDRLSTLIEPFLPSAGVEVDRFRADEKKALGAVRSWQERSRTLVEVAQGVSMFYADEVLYDEDAARKFLTPGLIPIFEELIGKLEALKSFEEEAIEKIIMSVAEERGLKLGKVAQPCRVALTGKTVSPGIFEVMALLGREVVLARLSEAVEWMEERRAASPS
- the amrB gene encoding AmmeMemoRadiSam system protein B — encoded protein: MIRKPAVAGQFYSDSPGALALEIARCVETDAEPVPAIAVVAPHAGYAYSGAVQGAVYSRVRIPMSVVVVGVNHAGAGADSAIMTEGVWSMPMGEVPIDEPLAKAILKRSRTLRDDPRAHQNEHSLEVQIPFLHHFQKDLRIVPIALHRADAEVCRDVGSACAEAIEEAGQPTLLVASTDLSHEERDYERLKANDPMVIERILARDPDGLLRKVAEHRVTMCGYGPTAAVLVAANLLGASEAILAKYSDSYAVSGSTDYVVGYAGIFIR